TGCACCGCATAGCGGCCGCTCGTCAGCGCAGGCAGCGCGAGGCGCATCGCGCGAGCGTCCGCGTGATCGACCGTCGACGCGGTCGGCGTCGCGGACTTGCCGCTTGCGTCGGCGAGCGTGATCCTGCTGAACGCCGGTTCGAGCGGCTCGGTGAAATGGATTATCACGTCGGCGGGCGCGACGGCCTCGGCGTTCGCGGCCGGCACGCTCGAGATCAGATGCGCGTGCGCGAACACGGTGGGCGACA
Above is a window of Paraburkholderia sprentiae WSM5005 DNA encoding:
- the copC gene encoding copper homeostasis periplasmic binding protein CopC codes for the protein MKLFDFSSSTQRALMSGAVALAMSPTVFAHAHLISSVPAANAEAVAPADVIIHFTEPLEPAFSRITLADASGKSATPTASTVDHADARAMRLALPALTSGRYAVHWIAVAIDGHRTQGDFAFNVQ